AATTTCTATTATACTAATTGAATTTCCTTAATTCGTGATTATTTCCTGGATAAAAAAGATGCCAGCCAAATTCAAATTGatgttaagtttttttttttaaagaaaataaatagaaagagtggAATGGTTGTTGGTTACTGGGATATGGAAGAGATCGAGAGAGAGCAGGCATCTTGAGGTAGAAATTGAGGGCATCAAGGAAGGCGTGATGGTGTAGATATGGTGAAGTCAATCTACTCTTGGATAAGGCAGTTTAGCTAGGCCGAGGGGGCGACGATCATGAAGATTTGGTAGGACAGACGGTAAGGCCGGTCCTAACCATTTTGGTGCCCAAAACAACATGGTATAATGGTGTCTTGAAAATATGTGAAATCAAGTTATACAAAATTATATCAAAAGTGATCCCAAAAATTATACGAAATCAAGTTATATCAAAAGTGATCCCAAAAATCACATCAAGTTATATGAAATTGATACCAAAAGTGATCACATGAAGAGGGATCAATATTTGtgcaaaaatataatttcacatTGGAAGTTTATAAGTCATGATATGAACTTAGGCCCAATGACACCTAATTTTGTGGTAGAAGCTTAGGTTTTGATTGGGGCAAAACACAAGCGTGCATGCACACCTCCATGCGGGTCGGACCAGGGCGGGGCGTGAGCCGTGGGCTGTGGATTTCAGTGTGCTTTTATAAAGTATTAATTgcgttatattttttttatctttacattaataatcatttattatttgttaacaagttaataatattttaaagtgACATTTTACTGTTGTTATTGTCACATATTTATTAATTGTGATTTAGATCAATATTATGTAAATTTAATTGAGTTGATTATGTTATTTATATAACAGATGACCAGTGTTGATAACAATGATGTTCTTGTTGCTCCTGTTATCCTGATTGCACCTGCTGCTGCACTGATTGTCCTGTTGTCACACCGATTCCTTCTCATATATGTACTGCATGGGAAGAAACCAGAGAAATCCCGTGGTTTGGACTTTAAAAGGTGgcaacaaagatgttgttttCCCTAACCAATTTGTATATTGCACGTTTCTTACGAAACTACCATTGTTGCAGTTGAAGCGTGGCCCAGTGACATGTTGTATAATGTGTATAGTCCTCTAAAGACTAATTAGAGAGCTTTGTGAGAACCCCTAGATAAAGAAGTAAAAAATCGAAGTTGTAGAAGGTCGATACGTTCTTGCACTTTAAGATCTGTGATTAGTCGATCAGGTCCATGATCTTAATTTGAACCTACATGAAATTCCTGCAAAAGGGATGGTACTCAGCGAGTCCTTCTAGGTTGCAGCAGTAATTGAGAAGTTATCCCCTATGTGTAAAGACTTCAAGAATTACTTGAAGCACAAGTGAAAGGAGATGGGTCTGGAAGACTTGATCATCCAGCTAAGGATTGAGGAGGAGAACAACCGTGATTCTGAGAATTAAGAGGACAAATGTCCATTCTATGGAGGCCAATGCAAATGTGATTGAACACATGCATCAACAAATTCAACAAGAGGAAAACATGTACACCAGAACTTTTCGAACGTGCTAAAGATAGGAATGCTGCTGTTGCAAACAAGAAGTTCATTAGAACTTGTTTCATATGCAACAAGTCAGGGCACAGAGATAAGAATTGCCTCATTCGCAAGAAGCAAGCCAACATGGTAGAGAACATTGATGAAGAGATAGAGCTTGTACGTTGATATGGTGTCAGAGATGAAGATGATGGAGAATCCTACGCAATAGTGGGTTTGATACTGGAGCTACATGTCATGTATGTTTTGACAGGAAGAGTTTCACCGAGTATATGGAAGCTGAGGAAGGAGACTTCAAGAATTACTTGAATATAACTGTCCAACACCTCAGACACATGTAATATTAATGATATAACTACTGTCCAAGTCTAAATATATCTTGGGAGGTAGTTGAATAAATAAAGAGTTTTaagagagagatttttttaGCATATGTATACTAGAATGGACACACATATAAACACGTTTAATTGTGACCCAAAAATCTAGCATGCGCCGTGCACATAAAGGAAGTATTTGTAGTTAGAATCGGGACTAGCAAAAATTAGTGAAAGCACTTGCACCGGTTATAataggaaaatatatatatatgttggccTAAGGTGACATGACACACACACATTTATATAGTGGtggtgataaaaaaaaaagaaaaagtatgcATGGATTAGACATAATATATGACAAGGCTAACTAAGTGACAAATCAAGATTTTTGAGATGAGATGTAAAATGAAGGACAAGTGAGTAAGGAAAAATGTTATGCAATGATATGAGAAAATAGACCAATCGAGTGAGAACTAAACAAATATTACCTACATGGAGTAAATCAAATGTTAGTTTAGGTAACCTGGCGCAAGAGGTACACAGGCAAGCTAAGGATAAGAGAACGGTTTAATAGTGGGGAAGACtatgacatataaatatttgaacaattttacaagttttatattaattttcattcttttcaatattattattttatgggGCATATATAtgttctaatatatatatatatatagagacaaTGAAATTTCACCATTGATTGACACAAATTTTATTGTCAATATCTCTAatccattattttcaaaaacaatggtaTTTCATTATTAATACAGAGAACAATGAATTTCAGAGTACATTTGatcaattccattatttttatcAGTATGTTCTAATATATATTGACAATGATAAATTGACCATTTCCATTGTCAATATCtctaatccattgttttttatttcagtataaatacataaaattaaacaatgaatttcatacatttgatcaatttcattattttaatcGGAGATATATGTGTTTTAATATACATTGACAatgaaaacaatgaatttcAGAGAGTACATTTGatcaatttcattattttaaagGGTAATTACCAATATGTCGACAATTAAGAAGACTCATTCCAATAAGGACggttcaaaaacaaatttaattataaGGACACAACTTATTAAATGACAAATATGTCccttttcaaaaacaaatttaattatGAGAACACATCTTATGGATTCCCATAGAGTTTACTGGTCAAAACGAATGAAAGGATTATTTGCTTTCAGAGATGGGCATGAAAAATTGGTGAAGCACATTATTCAAACTACAGCAGTTACCAAATGTTAAACTTTCTCAAGTTACAACAAGACATTATTATTATGCAGACTAGAAGCAATCCATTTCATGAAATCAAGCAAGCTCGAGCAATGTACATTAACAGGAGCAAAGACTACGCGCAACTGATATAGTAGCAGCTTGAAATTCCGGCAAACAGCTatctatagaaaaaaaaaaaaccttgatcTCAATGCAGCTAACGACTCTTAAGGTTGTGACGGGGTAGGAGATGTCGGGGGCTTGAGATCTGGATACTGCAACAAATGAGGATGCAGGAAGGATGATCAGTTATCTTCGgtgcacaaacacaaacacaaatgaaCGAAAAACAATAAGAAGGTGAAAGGAGGCCATTCATAGATAGCTCATGAGCTTCAATATTAAGGTGAGTCAGGCAGTCAGCACacaaaaataagagagaatgaaagaaaCTATGGAGTAATGAAATATTACTGCTGGATATGGTGAAAGTGGTCTTGGTAATCCGGGAAGAGATCCTTCTTCCATTTCTGTTTTGGCTACTGAATTAATTTGCGGTGTAGGGTCTGCAGCTGTTTTGACTTTTGCCTCTGCGGTTGATTCTTGAGTCACCTCTGCGGGTGCTGGAAGAGACCTGCTAATAACCGGTGTTGGTAGTAGAGCCTTCCCGATTTGCTGAATGACCAATGAAAACATGAACAAATAGTTCACAATATTCTTATTAGATAATTTGGCTCCTAGGGAGCGACATTGTTAGAAGATGATTAGTGACTTCGCGGAGTGAATAGATGCAAACAAAGACTGACACTACCTTTATGTCATCTACAAGCTCCTTGGGGGCAACATTGTTGTTCACATACTCATCAAGTTGTTGCAAAGTTGCCTTTCGATCCTGCCACAAAGTAGTAGAGTTCAACTTACCAACGACACGAGTATAACAAATGTATACTCTCTTTTCTTATTGTATATAAAGTAATGAAGTAATGTATAGCTGACTTCTATCTGACTTCACAGAAACTGAACAcaaacacaataaaaaaaatgataactgATAGAAAATATACAATTACTTGTAGACAATGTATGGTGGTTGTCCTTtataggaaagaaaaagaaccacAGGTAGAAATTTATTATTGAAGTTAAATTTGGTTCATAAATTTGATGGAGACTTAATTACCTCTGCAAATAGAAGTTTTGAGCTCACGAACTGAACAAGAGCTGCCGTGCCTAATACTTGGAGAAGTGTTTCTATCTAGAAGTAAAAGCGAGCATCAATTTTAATTGTCATGGACATTGTCATCTTTATaaataagaagaaagaaagtcaATTGACAAAGCACTCAAGAACACCACCTCCGTGAAGGTCAATAAACCTAACCCAGCTGCTGCAGCAACCCCCAGAGCGACAGGCAAACCATCAGAGCCCTCCTGCAAAGTAAGTCAAGTCACTAACATATAAAAGCCTTCTCAAGGAAAGAGCATTATTGTACTCGTGCACCACCAAAAATGCACCATTAGAGGTCATTCGAGTCTGCAAGAGTTTCATTTGGTGAAAGAGCAAGTACACGAAAGaagagagatatatatattttcaaggAGGAAAGTAATACGAGTTGAGCATTTGTATGCATATATTCCatatcattttcaaatttctttaGTAAATCCAGTCTTCATGAGGTGCTAGCAATTACACAAGCCATCAAGAACTTTTTGAGCACCTTAAGTACATCCCTTTCGGTCTCTCTTGTGCAGCTCCTACCGCCTGAAGTGTCTCTCACTTCTAATTCATGTGGTTGTGATCATTGCAACATCAAATGTTCGACAAATCGATCTTAAGCCCAATTACATTTATTCTTACCAGATCTTTCAATCCCTATTTCAGAAACATGGGTATCATGGTGCATTGAGTATATTGAATCTCGCACAGCATAAACAATATATTCCTCTTTATATCTGAGGAGCTGGGAATATATATGACCtttcagcattttttttttgagagctGAAGATGTAAGAAAGATACTTACAAGAGTACCGCCAATAGCATCTGCTAAATTGCTAAGATCAAGACTCAATCCCTTTCTTGGCAGTATCCAAGGAAGACCGCTGCTCTGCAAAGTCACAACCCGTCTCAAAGATTGTACTTTCTAATGTATCATAGGATGAGTTGGATGCCAAAAAAGATAGTAAACAAAATACTtgttcaaaagaaaaatgataCCATCCACCCTCGAGGTCCTTCAGCACCATCTTTTATTGCATAAGCAGCTTTAAATCCATTTAGAGTAACTAACTCAGCAACCAGTTCAGAGTTCCCATCAAATCTGGCGTTCATGATAAATCAGCATCATTAACATTTGTTTGCtgcttttaaaaaaatgaaatttgtatGCTAGACTCTAAAATGACAAAACTTAATAAGGAAAAGTTTTTTTGTTGCCTTGGTACGAAATGTCAGAGTACCTGTGGCCATGGGTGGCATACGGAGATGTATAAGATCCTAGTTCCTTTCATGTTATAATATTCTCAAATTCAGCGAAACAGAAGAAAGTAAGCTACACCACCACATCAGTGATAGATAACACCCTTTGGTATGGTTTTATTTTTACTATaatttaagcaaaaaaaaaaaaacaaagaggcCTTGGATTTATTGACTAGCCTCAGTTTCAACCTTATGGAAATCACCTTTTCATAACAATTATATCACCCATGATATGAAAACCCAGTAATTGTATCTGAGAATACTGGTAACTGATAGACAGATCCAAGCCTGAAACAACTTGTGGCTAGCACGGGTCCAAGACCATCAAGTTTAGTTTGAAGTACAAGTAAAAAAAGCTTTAGAAGAAAGCAAAAACATTTCAGAAAGCTCTTGAGCCTAGCCTTGCAAAGTAATGATTGGAAACAATGTACCCCATACACTACGGATTCGAAGCTGCAGTTTGCATTCCCTTATTATTACAGCTTCATTCACTGTCTGCTTACAATTAATGCAAACATGCTTTGCACTTCAGTTTTAGGCATCTATGtgtttatattatttgtttctGGCTCTTCCATCAATCATTAGCTTATCCTATAAAGTATAAAGCCAAACATGAATTTTCTCTCTTCATCCAATCTTTTACTCAACTCTGAATCAGAACAATCACGTTGCCCAGCAATAAATTAAACTATGTTTCCAATGACCACATTAATTAAATAAGTAATTCCAAGGAAAGGAGCAAAAAGGGTACGGAAAATCTTACTTGTCTAGAATGAACAATGTGGTATTCTCTGGTTCCTTGAACTTCAAAGACAGCTTCTTCAGGAAACCTGGCTTGTCTTCACCTTTGTAAGCAATAGACACCGGCTTCTTGCCCAAACCTCGGATATCAGGACTCCCCACTTGCCTAAACTCCGCAGGAGCTCTTATATCAAGCAATTGAGCAGAGCCTTCATCACTCAATTTGGCATAAGAATTTTTTGCAGACTCAACCCCCCATGGCTTGGGCTTCTTTAAAATCTGAGACAAAAATAATGGAACAGCCAAAACAACAATACCTCCACCTGTAATTACAGGATTATCGGTTCCAAAATTGATCAGACTTTCAAGAACCCCACTTGGATCAAAATCTGAAGTAGGGTTGCTCGCAGACTGCTGTATCGCTTCCTCATAAGTCAAAGCTTTAGCTAGCCCAGAAGCAAGAACTGATGACATAAACACAAGACCCCCATGAAGAGTCCTTGAGAAATGGTCTTGTATTGTGGGTGCTGTGATGGTGATAGAAGGAGACTTCGAAAGATTGAGTGATTGCAGTGATTTGGTGGGTTCTGTTCTCCTCTCAGAAAATACAGATAAAGGTCTCAACCCTGCAGCATTGAGGGCCTCCATAGCATAATTTTTCCTCTCCTAAACTCTCAAACCAGAACCAGAACAACCATGAAGATTTGGATGACTCCTTAGCTTCAGCCGGTGCAAAAGTGgctggtaatggtaatggtatGCTTTCCAGTGGGAGAAGTTGCAGACGTGGATTCAGATATGGGCTTCTACCCACTAGCAGTGTGACAAGTGGCAATGAGATGATACTTTTGTGATCATATAGACTGTTATTAATGTGTAGATTGTGCGGCTGAGATTGTAGCTTTGCAATGCAGTACAAGTGTACAACAGTCATCCTATCAGTGGCGAACCAGTATGGTACAGGCCACCACAAAAGGCCAAGTGTTTTTACTTTTGATTCACAAATCTTTTTAGTTGATTaatgctattttttttaatgtgaattCAGCTAAGTTGAATCTTCCAGACTCGTTCAAATTTTGAGGTGTCGTCtttaaatcatcaaataagTTCGGTTCTGGATGATTGGTAATTGGGATATTGCCAAGGTTTCATAAGTCCTCTGCGGATTACCAGTCATATTCCAAGAGTTTACTATGTGGTGGACATGATCCTCTAGATCATTGTTTTGGTCTCGTTGGGGTATTCTTTTAGGTGTCGTTTAGTTTGTAAATTTGgagatagaaaatgaaaaaagatgTTAGGAAAGCTATTTAACATCCTCAATCCTTACCAATGTTTGGATCATATTTTCATATTGCTTTCCTAACATCATTAGTTTCATTGGTTATGTTTGATTAGAGTAAAAATTACAATGAAATAATACTTAGATTATTGAAATACCTCATTATCATTTAT
This sequence is a window from Tripterygium wilfordii isolate XIE 37 chromosome 8, ASM1340144v1, whole genome shotgun sequence. Protein-coding genes within it:
- the LOC120003279 gene encoding rhodanese-like domain-containing protein 4, chloroplastic isoform X2, which encodes MEALNAAGLRPLSVFSERRTEPTKSLQSLNLSKSPSITITAPTIQDHFSRTLHGGLVFMSSVLASGLAKALTYEEAIQQSASNPTSDFDPSGVLESLINFGTDNPVITGGGIVVLAVPLFLSQILKKPKPWGVESAKNSYAKLSDEGSAQLLDIRAPAEFRQVGSPDIRGLGKKPVSIAYKGEDKPGFLKKLSLKFKEPENTTLFILDKFDGNSELVAELVTLNGFKAAYAIKDGAEGPRGWMSSGLPWILPRKGLSLDLSNLADAIGGTLEGSDGLPVALGVAAAAGLGLLTFTEIETLLQVLGTAALVQFVSSKLLFAEDRKATLQQLDEYVNNNVAPKELVDDIKQIGKALLPTPVISRSLPAPAEVTQESTAEAKVKTAADPTPQINSVAKTEMEEGSLPGLPRPLSPYPAYPDLKPPTSPTPSQP
- the LOC120003279 gene encoding rhodanese-like domain-containing protein 4, chloroplastic isoform X1, translating into MEALNAAGLRPLSVFSERRTEPTKSLQSLNLSKSPSITITAPTIQDHFSRTLHGGLVFMSSVLASGLAKALTYEEAIQQSASNPTSDFDPSGVLESLINFGTDNPVITGGGIVVLAVPLFLSQILKKPKPWGVESAKNSYAKLSDEGSAQLLDIRAPAEFRQVGSPDIRGLGKKPVSIAYKGEDKPGFLKKLSLKFKEPENTTLFILDKFDGNSELVAELVTLNGFKAAYAIKDGAEGPRGWMSSGLPWILPRKGLSLDLSNLADAIGGTLEGSDGLPVALGVAAAAGLGLLTFTEVIETLLQVLGTAALVQFVSSKLLFAEDRKATLQQLDEYVNNNVAPKELVDDIKQIGKALLPTPVISRSLPAPAEVTQESTAEAKVKTAADPTPQINSVAKTEMEEGSLPGLPRPLSPYPAYPDLKPPTSPTPSQP